From a single Sinomonas atrocyanea genomic region:
- a CDS encoding AAA family ATPase yields MTEPTLRIVIGTAGSGKSTVAQHLAREHAAAYLDKDAMSARFVEAALAAAGYDPGDRESNAFYLDRILPLEYDSLLDVAGANLRLGRPVVIDAPFSPYLSDPDFITTARKRFQWPTVEVEVIRVRVSPTTLQQRLRERGLERDRWKLAHWHEYWAKHGGQACTWTGVLLTEFDNDASTDHRPRP; encoded by the coding sequence ATGACCGAGCCGACCCTCCGCATCGTCATCGGAACCGCCGGCTCCGGCAAGTCGACCGTCGCCCAGCACCTCGCCCGCGAGCACGCCGCCGCCTACCTCGACAAAGATGCGATGAGCGCCCGCTTCGTCGAGGCCGCGCTCGCTGCCGCCGGATATGATCCCGGAGACCGCGAGTCAAACGCGTTCTACCTCGATCGCATCCTGCCCCTCGAGTACGACTCGCTCCTCGACGTCGCCGGAGCCAACCTCCGCCTCGGCCGCCCCGTTGTCATCGACGCCCCGTTCAGCCCATACCTCTCCGACCCCGACTTCATCACCACCGCCCGGAAACGCTTCCAATGGCCCACGGTCGAGGTCGAGGTGATCCGCGTCCGCGTCTCCCCCACCACACTCCAGCAGCGCCTGCGGGAGCGCGGCCTCGAGCGGGACCGCTGGAAGCTCGCCCACTGGCACGAATACTGGGCGAAGCACGGGGGCCAGGCATGCACCTGGACCGGCGTCCTCCTGACTGAATTCGACAACGACGCATCAACGGACCACCGGCCAAGGCCCTGA